In Solanum pennellii chromosome 3, SPENNV200, a single window of DNA contains:
- the LOC107013074 gene encoding uncharacterized protein LOC107013074, translated as MNVVESYMRELHKLTDCENLCCDFGMSVEVEQCSSEEQLESEETRTTAEILNDSRLTYTKAFMLSLSNLHICKALPEDFDPSALQDSRLTYTKEFMLSLSNLQICKDLPKDFDSSVLRYSRLTYTKTFMLSLSNLQICEDLPKDFDPSILRELDGLSECKLGMQQTSTILPPYTSNNYYTGSSPVLRCDLVADSRLCCGRWGKQVSQGCCDSDSRAQNDCSGILGSFLSKSKNPYRPPQYYKVGGSNSYASHSSKGTKSLTNTDCTVQEDVQSKNDTFQDDVLGNKSTHWRKQIANLSEAQKSVIKFVDDEKSHCKTHGSINGAITTQQEQLLDSEPKASIAIINLEEFETRQFGESLEKEVSLQHTDFPGIETRCLKGPCTGRMENGIHTANILAAESHQNLKLNWESKEDFETEINNELLLGEAFFPSQENLYERISKTKELQPNEFFLASVLSDCGAFETDGEGIADSIFDCELELDEIEESECPFDDFWTEILDVIHLEQESRDSYSADTVNITESEVPLHIQDEDELDLLNYQEEPKDPKIANVDTSIDLDIVEDEINLPDEDSLISVDHLLSLSDHCSEVTFVGRTDRLKPNLTSDSTGHPEVAHCYEKSFLPGRKVSSSATYRKPYPHQISSKTSCILVNPEIPTFHPLDLYFTCSHFKNIREEKHGHYYPPAIYFYPWSKIHHESSMKIAPAMEKKYEHLERYPMLYQPDNSLQQMELLRESQADPIEHVVYDVVQQWDDMQKLPETYHQQLNYPRFGFPI; from the exons TGATTCGAGGCTTACTTATACTAAAGCATTCATGTTATCATTGTCTAACCTGCATATTTGTAAAGCCTTGCCTGAAGATTTTGATCCATCAGCTTTACA AGATTCAAGGCTTACGTACACTAAGGAATTCATGTTATCGTTGTCTAACCTGCAAATTTGTAAAGACTTACCCAAAGATTTTGATTCATCAGTTTTGCG ATATTCAAGGCTTACGTACACTAAAACATTCATGTTATCATTGTCTAACCTGCAAATTTGTGAAGACTTGCCCAAAGATTTTGATCCATCCATTTTACG CGAACTTGATGGTTTATCTGAGTGTAAGCTGGGAATGCAACAAACATCTACAATCCTACCCCCATATACTTCAAACAATTATTACACTGGCTCATCACCTGTTCTTAGATGTGATTTGGTTGCCGATTCTCGATTATGCTGTGGGAGATGGGGAAAACAAGTTTCACAGGGATGCTGTGATTCAG ATTCCAGGGCGCAGAATGATTGTTCTGGGATTTTGGGATCATTTCTTAGTAAGAGCAAGAACCCTTATCGTCCACCACAGTATTACAAG GTTGGCGGTTCCAATTCATATGCTAGCCATTCATCTAAAGGAACAAAGTCTCTGACTAACACGGACTGTACTGTTCAAGAGGATGTACAATCAAAAAATGATACTTTTCAAGATGATGTACTTGGGAATAAAAGTACTCATTGGAGAAAGCAGATTGCAAACTTATCTGAAGCCCAAAAATCTGTCATCAAGTTTGTGGATGACGAGAAGTCACATTGCAAAACACATGGTTCTATTAATGGTGCCATCACTACTCAGCAAGAACAACTTCTTGATTCTGAACCTAAAGCATCAATTGCGATTATTAATCTGGAAGAATTTGAAACAAGACAATTTGGAGAGTCACTAGAG AAGGAAGTATCACTGCAACATACTGACTTTCCTGGCATTGAAACAAGATGCTTGAAGGGGCCATGTACTGGTAGAATGGAGAATGGTATTCATACAGCCAACATTTTAGCAGCAGAAAGCCATCAAAATCTTAAATTGAATTGGGAGTCCAAGGAAGATTTTGAAACTGAAATCAATAATGAGTTGCTCTTAGGAGAAGCATTCTTTCCTTCACAGGAAAATTTGTATGAGAGGATATCTAAAACCAAAGAATTACAGCCCAATGAATTCTTCTTAGCATCAGTTCTCAGCGATTGTGGAGCTTTTGAGACAGATGGTGAAGGCATCGCAGATTCTATCTTTGATTGTGAGCTTGAGTTGGATGAGATCGAGGAGAGTGAATGTCCTTTTGATGATTTTTGGACTGAAATATTGGATGTTATTCATTTGGAGCAAGAATCTAGGGACAGTTACTCAGCTGATACAGTTAACATAACTGAATCTGAAGTTCCACTACATATACAGGATGAAGATGAATTGGATTTGCTCAATTATCAGGAAGAGCCAAAAGATCCCAAAATCGCTAATGTGGACACTTCTATTGATTTAGATATTGTGGAAGATGAAATCAATTTGCCTGATGAGGACAGTTTGATTTCTGTTGACCATCTTTTGTCCCTCTCAGACCATTGCTCAGAGGTAACTTTTGTTGGTAGAACTGATAGATTGAAGCCTAATCTCACTTCTGACAGTACTGGACACCCAGAAGTTGCTCATTgttatgagaaatcctttctACCTGGTCGGAAAGTTTCAAGCTCTGCAACCTACCGGAAACCATATCCCCATCAGATCTCTTCTAAGACCTCGTGTATCCTTGTTAATCCAGAAATTCCAACTTTTCATCCATTGGATCTTTATTTTACTTGCAGTCATTTCAAGAATATAAGAGAAGAAAAACATGGTCATTATTACCCTCCTGCAATATATTTTTACCCTTGGTCTAAAATTCATCACGAGTCTTCCATGAAAATCGCACCTGCCATGGAAAAGAAATATGAACATCTTGAACGGTATCCAATGTTGTATCAGCCAGATAATTCTCTTCAGCAAATGGAATTGCTACGTGAATCACAAGCAGATCCTATTGAGCATGTCGTTTATGATGTTGTACAACAATGGGATGACATGCAAAAATTACCTGAGACTTATCATCAACAATTAAACTACCCCAGATTTGGATTTCCAATATGA